From Carya illinoinensis cultivar Pawnee chromosome 5, C.illinoinensisPawnee_v1, whole genome shotgun sequence, one genomic window encodes:
- the LOC122311504 gene encoding protein SRC2 homolog, whose protein sequence is MASRYELEIKISSARDLKNINWRHGPIRPYAVLWVDPNNKCSSKVDEEGDTCPHWDETLVLPLPGSIDDYPTLYIDIVHAGSEEETKPLIGSARLKLTEVLDDVGFNERAHRTLQLKRPSGRPHGKIDVNVEIRQPRYRAPDPYHAPSYGVPPPSASRSYDYTAPPPYGNPYAAPPHDPYYSAAPPAGGYPYSGYNAPTPYGQPSYGQTQYGGEYGYGQVEEKKKDSKFGMGTGLAVGAVAGVLGGIAIAEGADYVEDKIADEAAERVEEQLEDDAGYDGDDF, encoded by the coding sequence ATGGCCTCTCGATACGAACTAGAGATCAAGATCTCCTCGGCTAGGGATCTCAAGAACATCAACTGGCGCCATGGCCCCATCAGGCCCTACGCCGTCTTATGGGTTGACCCCAACAACAAATGCTCCTCCAAGGTCGACGAGGAGGGTGACACGTGCCCCCACTGGGACGAAACCCTTGTCCTTCCCTTGCCCGGCTCCATCGACGACTACCCCACTCTCTACATCGACATCGTCCACGCCGGTTCCGAGGAAGAAACCAAGCCTCTCATCGGATCCGCTCGCCTCAAGCTCACGGAGGTTCTGGACGACGTCGGCTTCAATGAGCGCGCCCACCGAACCTTACAGCTCAAGCGACCCTCCGGCAGGCCCCACGGAAAGATTGATGTTAACGTAGAAATACGACAGCCACGCTACCGCGCGCCGGACCCCTATCACGCGCCATCTTATGGGGTCCCACCACCATCGGCTTCTAGATCCTACGACTACACTGCTCCGCCACCCTATGGTAACCCATACGCAGCACCGCCACACGATCCTTACTATTCAGCGGCCCCACCGGCCGGTGGGTACCCCTACAGTGGGTACAACGCACCAACACCTTACGGGCAACCAAGTTACGGGCAGACACAGTACGGGGGGGAGTATGGCTACGGGCAggtggaggagaagaagaaggacaGCAAGTTTGGGATGGGGACTGGACTGGCGGTGGGAGCGGTGGCAGGGGTGTTGGGTGGAATCGCAATAGCAGAAGGTGCCGATTACGTGGAGGACAAGATCGCCGACGAGGCAGCCGAGAGGGTAGAGGAGCAGTTGGAGGATGATGCTGGGTACGATGGGGATGACTTCTAG